The Xenopus tropicalis strain Nigerian chromosome 1, UCB_Xtro_10.0, whole genome shotgun sequence DNA segment AAGGGGATTGCAGATTATATATAAAGCAACACCATCATGCTTTACGTACAATTTTGTTGGACAATTGGCTGATTTCGACCATACTACATGACTGCCCATATATTTCAGCCTGGCGTATCACTTAAAAACATTATAATTTTATCTGGTAAGTCAACATGTCGGAGAGATCTACAGCACTTGGCCATTTTTGTATATGGGCAATTTTACTACTTTACTATGGGCTTATGAGTAGGAAAAGTCAGGAGAGTCAGTAGGAAAGTCAGCGTGTTAGCAACCTAACTATGTATAAGCTATAAAGTCAGTTAGCCCTCTGAGTTCCAAAGAGGACTGTTGAGCTGAATTCCTGATATTAGTAGCATATTAAATTCGTTAATatcttaaaaaccacaaaacttGAACATGGTGCTCAGACTCATTGTTATTATGTGAACCAGTTTTTATATACTTATCCTCCACTAAAgaattttttctatatatatctgtctaAATGTGATATCAAAGAGATCTGCAAAGGGTCTCACTTGCTGGTGTGGATGAGTCTACTTCCAATTATGCTCTGCATGTTTATAAAATGGAGGGAGGAAATCACCTAGGAAGTGGGCTAGTGCTGTCTGTGGGGCTCCATAGATCATGCTTTAATTAATCTGTTTGCCACAGTCACGCCTCTCCCTGGATTGTGTCTACCTGCTTCTAACTGTATGAGATGATACCTAGAGAATATTTCATGATCCCTGTTCATTAGTAGTTCTGTACCTACTACTAGTTGATACAAAGTGCCCATTCAGTGCCCATGTGCCTCATTAGAAAACTGCACTGACTAAAGTCATAGTCATAAAAAGATAAAAGTCATAAGATTAAAGTCATAGTGAGTTATGCTGAATGATTCAAATATATCAATCACACACCTATCCCTTGCTTTTTGTTCTCCTAGAAAACATGCTGTAGGTAAGAACTTCTAATGATATCCTAGTTGGTTGATGTCTAAATGGGTAAAAGAAAAGTTTTACCCAGAAGTGTTCCAGTTATCCACAGTATTATACAAGTGTGGGCAGGAATATAATGCAATGAGATGCCATTAAAAaatagaaactaaaaaaaaaatcagactgagAGGCACAAAAATCCACTCAAGTTCGTCACCCGACCCGTGAGCCCTGATTTTAGACATTGTAAtgaaattacaggtataggacccattatccagaatactcgggaccaagggtattccggataagggatctttccgtaatttggatctccataccttgtctactaaaaaatcaataaaacatgaattaaaccccatagggttgttttgcatccaagaaggattatttatatcttagttggaatcaattacaaggtactgttttattactacagagaaaaagagaatcagttttaaaattctgtattatttgattaaaatggagtctatgggagacaggctttccgtaatttggagctttctggatattgggtttccggataagggatccgatacctgtattacacatTTATAAATGTGCATTATCTCTATGTGTTTAGTGAATTTTCAAATTTCTTAAACCTTGAAATGTTAATTCTAAACTTTATtgtaaaaaaagatacatttatacTTCTGCATTGTTATTAGTTCTGTTTTAATTAGTTCTGTCACTTGGAAATTACATAACATTTACCATAGCATGGAAGAAAGACCAGGTCCTTTGCTCTAAAtattagatatattttatataagggTCATGATGATTAAAAATAACTAAGCTTTAATTAATGATCATTTCATATGACCTTTAGGTCATGCCCTTGGTGGTTACATTTCACTGCTTTGTACAGAACACCTTTTTCAAGCATTATTATGGTGATACATTTATCACTTAAAAACCTCCAGATAtagtcattttattttataaaaaaatatttcattttgtacCAGGAGGAAAGACTGGTATGGAAATATATATGTTTgcctctagatcagggatccccaaccttttttacccgtgagccacgttcaaatgtaaaaagagttggggagcaacacaaacatgataaATGTAcatagggtgccaaataagggctgtgactggttatttggtaacccctatgttgactggaagcctacaggagacctggtCAGTACACATGGTTcttattcaaccaaagcttgcctcctaaccaagaattcacaaaaataaagcacctgctttgaggccaccgggagcaacatccaaggggtcagtgagcgacatgttgcttgcaagccactggttggggatcactgctctagatgaaCACTACCAGATTAGTAAAGAAATTGGACTTGATGAACATTGTTACATTTTAAGCCTAAATAATGAATTCAGGATTTTTGTTATACCATTGAcattattgtattgtttttaaatccTTGTATCAGAACACATATAGCTCAATGGAACAAAAGCATGTATCTTTGgacaaaacattttattgttgCTTAAGGTGGGTTACATAAAACGAGACAACAAACACAGCACTGAACAACTTTCCTTAAAACCATCAGAAATCTGGAGAGCCTAATAACAAGTAGAAGCAGCGTCAGACAAAACAAGGGTAACATTAACATGACTTGGTTTACCGCTTGACTTATCAATGCTTTGCTGTGTGATGTACAGGGGTAGAGCTTCATGCCCAACAATGCAGGTGTATGTATTTCCTTGATTCCAGTGGGCTGCTGGGATGGTCAGCTTGCTATATAAAAAGTATGTTTGCTCGTCATCATTCTTCATAGCAACAGTATTTACAAATTTGTCTTCACTGATGCTTGCACTTCCTTGCATCCATTGTACGAAGATTTCTTTGGGGTAAAAGCCTTTGATATAACAGGTAATTGTAGCCACCTCCTGCTGTAAAATTTCTTGAGGGGATGGTGGAAGTAAATAGACATCTGGAGCTTTTGGAGTTCCTTCTAAGatacattatgaaaaaaatagttttgaagTTATTTTCAATATGTTAAGTGGCAAACCTAAGTTATAAATGACTGTCCTATTGATAGTAGATATCATACTATCTGTTTAGACTGCTactactaattattattattaacatttatttataaagtgccaacatattccacagagctgtacaataagtgggtttcatacattggacatacagagtaacatttaaagcaatcaataaccgatacaaaaggtggagagggccctgcccaaaagagcttacaatctacaaggagaaggggttgagacacaagggggctgatttactactattacacgaattcgaatccgaattggaaaaattctgattggaaaacgaacattttgcgactttttcgtattttttgcgattttttcgtcgctgttacgacttttcgaaaattgtcgtgacttttttcgtaaccattacgtttTGCGCGAAAAGACGCGACTTTTTCAcaaccgttacgatttgctcgtatcttgtcgcgactttttcgtattgagtgcacGTAAGCGGCGGgagaaactttcagacttagcatgattttggaagcctcccataggactcaatggcaccctgcagctccaacctggctcaagaaaagtcaccatactgaagcttgaatgaatccaaaactttcgtactcggcgcgaaagctgcgaaaaagttgcaacaattcgcgcaagtcgtaacgctacgaaaaagtcgtgactttttgcgaaacattcggaatggctacaaaaaagttgagacaattttgcgaaaaatcgcaaaatactgatcattacgaaaaaaacgctttcGGACGCATTCGAccagttcgtgggttagtaaatgtgccccaaggtgtgggaatgggcatgactagagttgtgagaggtgtggcagtACTAATAAGATTGGTTCATTTTTATGTATGGAAAATGCAAACACCCATTTGTTAAACCTCTGGCCAACTTTTCTTCTGTTAATAATCATTTTCTCACTTGAAAAGGAATTAGCCCTTGGTTAACTAATGTAAATTAAATAATGtgttagtatataaatatatagtaagaGTACATAATGAATAGCCTGCACTTACCATTCTGTTTGAAGATTGTTTTCTTAACTGGTGATGGCAAATCCTGGCTTCTTACAGTGCATGAGAACTTTTCCCTACTTTCCCAATCCTCAGCACAAACACTTAGGACACTGACAACGCTATAGGTCCCATTGTCATGGAGAACAGGATCCTCAGTGACAAACTCTAGTTTtccctctttctctctttccCAAGCAATGTTAAAGTTTTCTGTGGTTTTCATGCTGCTCACAAGGCAGGTAATCTTAGCAATCCGACTAAAGTAAAGGTCATGAAAGGTGGGTGGGAGAGGATGCACTTGGAGGTTGTCATAGCATTCTTCTGGCAGGAGAAGACAAAGATACATTTGTTCTTAAAGTAAGAGCCATACCAGGTTAATAGCATTTCTAGGACTAGTTGAATAAATAGAATTAATAAGTTTAACAGCAAACTTGTTTGACATCTCTCAGCTCCTAACATTATTAAATGATGATCTGTGTCGTCACAAAGCCAGCTATTCTCCTGGGTACCAATAACCCACTATCTGCCGTTATCGCTAGGATCATATATTTCATCTCATGAAAACTAAAATATTGTAGATTTTTTTACTATCTCATGCATTCTAAACAAAACGTTTACAATCTATTTATTTGCTGATATATGCTTCCAAAATGTTGCAGCTAAAAAATACCAGCTCAATGTATACACATTGATTCCAGCTCATTGTACACATTTATGACATAAAGATTAAAATGTGTGTGCTTCCTATGAATTTGATTCATATTTTCAGTTTGAAGTAAGATCCATAGCACACACTATGGGAATAATGTAATAGCAGGGggaattattatttcattttagcATGCCATAGCAAAGAAAAAGTTCAGATGTTAATATTATGTGTTAAATGCTAAACCTTTTTACAAATACAATATTTACCTGTGCACTTGGTGATATTTGCTATGGTAGTTGTATTAGAGGAAGGATGAGTGACAACACAGGAGTACTGCATGCCCTTGTTCCACATCCCTTTTAGAATACGCAGTTGGCTGCTGGCACTGTAGGTACCGTCCTCTGTCTTTATAGGGTTTGGCACTGATGCTTCTGCACTTAAATCTTGTTTCCCATTCATCAGCCACTTAAGTTTAATTTGCTCATGGTAGAAGTTCTTAATTATACACACAAGATCCAATGTAGCATTTATTTTCTGAGGTTTTGTATCAGGAGCCACGTCACTCATGCATGGTGGCTGCAGAAATATCTGGACATGAGGCTCTATACAGGGTAACACTGtgattaaataagaaaaaaggaaaaacaagaattcagaatttcaaaaccATCATGCAGAACACTAGAAAGAATAAGTCATCTATAGCTTACTTTTTGGTTATAATACTTAATTAGAAATAGTTTTGCTTATATTTACGTAACCTTACTTTTCCATATCTTCATAGCtataaaaatgacaaatttaCATTATGAACAATAAAGCACCCTGTAGCCCTCATATGACCTGATCTGAGCCAATGCACAGGGGTCAAAGTGACCCTAGTCACAAGTATCCTGAAAATAATAACTTCATTTTTCTTTAGTCAGGCGTGTGGCCAAGTAGTGTCACTGAAAGGAAACCTCTTCATACTGAGGtaatgaatgaataaaaacaataatgatGGGTTGTACAAGTGGGGTAGCAAGTAAATTCTCATTAGCCTACTATTCTTTATCATATATAAATCATTCTTATATGGGATCTAAACTGTCCTTAATCTATGCCACtttgccccctagttctctaatGTAGATGACCAAAATATAATTGCTGATACAAATAAATTCACCAGTAAAAATGCTGCATACTAGCGgtatgtcagccatcttgctgttaacTTACCTACAGAGATAATAATGTGTCAGGTTTCTGCCAGCAACAGTGGGGTTATGGTACTGACTGCTGTTGGCTAATTGGGGAAGGGATAAATAGCTGCCTGCCCTGAGCAAGCAGGTTAATCCATggtgtgtgtattttttagcaaGTCTTGTTGCTGAATTGGTATTTAACTTTGGCATGTTTGTTTGGACTTTGAATCTCTCTTACTCCTTGGTGTTCTGATAATCTGATCTATTGATTATGACCCTGGCCTGCTGACAATCTGATTGAGCTTATCCCTGAGTAATTCCTGCATTCCAGATCAGCAGGGCTTATCACAACAGACTGATGAGCTGTGTCTCCCAACAGCTTTCTGCTGCTCTTCCCTGCTAGTGCTGCTTAAA contains these protein-coding regions:
- the LOC100135349 gene encoding Ig mu chain C region membrane-bound form, with the translated sequence MLVSLFLVTASAPSVFPLIPCCGNVDFENSVTMGCLVTGYMADPLEIQWNDGSITTGIKTMGPVLSAADGLYTLSSQLTILASEWKNTTYRCKVVHNSTNTKQEKSLKVLPCIEPHVQIFLQPPCMSDVAPDTKPQKINATLDLVCIIKNFYHEQIKLKWLMNGKQDLSAEASVPNPIKTEDGTYSASSQLRILKGMWNKGMQYSCVVTHPSSNTTTIANITKCTEECYDNLQVHPLPPTFHDLYFSRIAKITCLVSSMKTTENFNIAWEREKEGKLEFVTEDPVLHDNGTYSVVSVLSVCAEDWESREKFSCTVRSQDLPSPVKKTIFKQNEGTPKAPDVYLLPPSPQEILQQEVATITCYIKGFYPKEIFVQWMQGSASISEDKFVNTVAMKNDDEQTYFLYSKLTIPAAHWNQGNTYTCIVGHEALPLYITQQSIDKSSVFLRGNECIEEMENNWFTATVFMVLFILSLFYNVTITAFKVKE